One part of the Quercus lobata isolate SW786 chromosome 7, ValleyOak3.0 Primary Assembly, whole genome shotgun sequence genome encodes these proteins:
- the LOC115951256 gene encoding cation/calcium exchanger 1, with protein MATSSSLFRSKKLSLFLNLSFLLLLTLYLKTNLFPSNLNSTLFHLSSNIRPPTTTISHHRLLSDITTNGCTGLQKYTDNKYKCFYVKTHIGCRPKGYIDYLQIFYCNFGQFPILGHFVLLLWLLVLFYLLGNTAANYFCSSLESLSKILKLSPTIAGVTLLSLGNGAPDVFASIVSFTRSSNGGLGLNSVLGGAFFVSSIVVGIISIVINSHRISVDKCSFIRDALFFLFSLFSLLLIVAIGKINLWGAICFTSIYLVYVCVVSAMHFFCGDKDNGVGHVGEAGIPLLGYIDDEKPVLKSGLEEQEQIANFLNLNPEICYYVAKIVQVLELPLYLPRRLTIPVVSEESWSKPYAVLSVTLAPLLLAALANTQRENVSLRSSLVTYFTAGLIGMVFGNLACVTTKKSSPPKRCLFPWLAGGFLMSVTWTYIIAEELVSLLVSLGHIIGVSPSVLGLTVLAWGNSLGDLIANIAMAINGGADGAQIAISGCYAGPMFNVLMGLGLSLVFSSFSEYPSSFEIPGDPSLYETLGFLMASVLWALVILPKKNMRLDKSLGYGLLIIYFCFLFLRLAWAFGLLNLHGSSFKV; from the coding sequence ATGGCAACTTCATCTTCCTTATTTCGATCcaaaaaactctctcttttcctcaaCCTATCCTTCCTCTTACTACTCACTCTATATCTCAAAACCAATCTCTTTCCCTCCAACCTTAACTCAACTTTGTTTCACCTATCCTCCAATATTAGACCCCCAACAACCACCATCTCCCATCATCGCCTCCTCAGTGATATCACCACAAATGGTTGCACCGGCCTTCAAAAGTACACTGATAATAAGTACAAGTGCTTCTATGTCAAAACACATATTGGCTGCAGGCCTAAAGGGTACATAGATTATCTCCAAATCTTTTACTGCAATTTTGGCCAATTTCCTATTCTGGGTCATTTTGTACTTCTGTTATGGCTTCTTGTTTTGTTCTATCTATTGGGAAATACAGCTGCAAACTATTTCTGTTCCTCTTTAGAAAGCTTGTCTAAGATCTTGAAGCTCTCACCTACAATAGCTGGAGTCACCCTCCTTTCACTAGGAAATGGTGCTCCTGACGTCTTTGCTTCTATTGTCTCTTTCACAAGATCAAGCAATGGTGGTCTTGGGCTTAATAGTGTCTTGGGGGGTGCCTTCTTTGTGTCTAGTATTGTTGTTGGAATTATAAGTATTGTAATTAACTCTCATCGGATTTCGGTTGATAAGTGTAGCTTTATTAGAGATgccctcttcttcctcttctctcttttttccctacTCTTGATTGTAGCTATTGGGAAAATCAACTTGTGGGGTGCCATTTGTTTTACTTCTATTTACttggtttatgtttgtgttGTCTCGGCAATGCATTTCTTCTGTGGAGATAAAGACAATGGGGTTGGGCACGTGGGGGAGGCTGGCATACCATTACTCGGTTATATTGATGATGAAAAACCAGTCTTGAAATCCGGTCTTgaagaacaagaacaaattGCGAACTTTTTGAATCTTAATCCAGAAATTTGTTACTATGTTGCCAAAATTGTACAAGTTTTAGAGTTGCCACTTTACTTGCCAAGAAGACTGACTATACCTGTTGTTAGCGAGGAGAGTTGGTCTAAGCCTTATGCAGTTTTATCAGTAACTTTGGCACCACTTTTGTTAGCAGCCCTTGCTAACACCCAGAGAGAAAATGTGAGCTTAAGGAGCAGCCTGGTGACTTACTTTACAGCGGGGTTAATTGGGATGGTTTTTGGGAATCTTGCATGTGTGACCACAAAAAAGTCTAGCCCACCAAAGAGGTGTTTGTTTCCTTGGCTAGCTGGAGGATTTTTAATGAGTGTCACCTGGACTTATATTATTGCTGAGGAATTAGTATCTTTGTTGGTTTCTCTTGGTCATATAATTGGGGTAAGCCCTTCAGTTCTGGGGTTGACTGTTCTTGCTTGGGGAAACTCACTTGGAGATTTGATAGCCAATATTGCTATGGCAATCAATGGTGGGGCAGATGGGGCCCAAATTGCTATATCAGGATGCTATGCTGGACCCATGTTCAATGTGttgatgggtttgggtttgtcacttgttttttcatcattttctgAATATCCATCTTCATTTGAAATTCCTGGAGATCCTTCTCTCTACGAGACTCTGGGGTTTCTTATGGCAAGCGTGCTTTGGGCTCTTGTGATattgcccaaaaaaaatatgagattGGATAAGTCTCTTGGATATGGGCTTTTGATCATTTACTTTTGCTTTCTGTTCCTAAGGCTAGCATGGGCTTTTGGTCTTCTGAATCTTCATGGGAGCTCCTTCAAAGTCTAA
- the LOC115951688 gene encoding nucleolin-like has protein sequence MSDREAMSELSSSVCEGVGYNKVFLSGRRHEEDSPRSPKREPSTQSLSSENEEDDGDVEDEYVKREGDGMEEEDEEEFEEEDDEDEGEDDDSAPERGSPRSPGEEMEAERQKALVRVSAATRKQKEKEGASTSTPKVVTKGSSKLKNEGKDNRPHKKGSSTLVGDKQPKQPSPPKPNHGVGRRLMTRKSPVT, from the exons ATGTCAGATAGGGAAGCAATGAGTGAACTGTCATCGTCAGTCTGTGAAGGCGTGGGCTACAATAAGGTCTTTCTATCGGGGCGTCGTCATGAGGAGGATTCCCCTAGGTCCCCAAAAAGGGAGCCGTCCACCCAGTCCTTGAGTAGTGAGAATGAAGAGGATGATGGGGATGTGGAGGATGAATATGTCAAGCGAGAAGGGGACGGAATGGAAGAGGAGGATGAGGAGGAGTTTGAGGAAGaggatgatgaggatgagggtGAGGATGACGACAGTGCTCCTGAAAGAGGAAGTCCAAGAAGCCCAGGAGAAG AAATGGAGGCAGAGAGGCAAAAAGCTTTGGTAAGGGTGTCAGCCGCGACCCGTaagcaaaaggaaaaggagggaGCCTCGACGTCGACTCCCAAGGTCGTCACTAAAGGGTCGTCAAAGCTAAAGAATGAAGGGAAGGATAACCGTCCTCACAAGAAGGGATCGAGCACTCTTGTTGGTGACAAGCAGCCAAAGCAGCCATCGCCCCCCAAACCCAACCATGGAGTTGGCAGAAGGTTAATGACAAGGAAGAGTCCCGTCACTTAG